One region of Catenuloplanes indicus genomic DNA includes:
- a CDS encoding beta-galactosidase, translating into MTKRLVPKVRGLSYGGDYNPEQWPESVWAEDVALMREAGVTVVSLGIFAWAWLEPADGRYEFHRLDRLMDMLHDGGIAVDLATATASPPAWFSAAHPEAMVVDADGRTLTYGSRQAFCPSSPAYRQKALDLVTRLAERYGDHPALAMWHVHNEYACHNPHCYCELSAEAFRDWLRARYGDLDGLNAAWGTAFWSQTYTEWEQVQPPRATVTSANPTQLLDFRRFSSDAHLANFTAERDALTAITPDVPITTNLMTSSCYALDYWVWAREMPVISNDHYVLAESPVPPAAQTAYAADATRSLAGGGSWLLMEHSTSAVNWQPRNLAKAPGALLRESLGNVARGSEGAMFFQWRASRAGSEKWHSAMLPHTGTGSKVWREVVALGDALRDLAEIEGSRVEAPVAIVLDYPSGWAQEAPNQPSVDMRAFDEVKRWHAALWRAGVTADLVHPSADLSGYRAVLVPSLYLVDDDAAANLTGYTGTLIVGPYSGLADRNDHIRPAPLPGAFHDLLGIRVEEHFPLPAGASVALDDGSSAGVWTEQLSATSATVLASYLDGPVAGSPAITRNGHVRYLGTRLADDALEALLATVAPATHRVPAQVEAVRRRHTDGRSYLFLLNHGDGPAAVDARGTDLLTGTAWTGPAEVPGRGVVVLREA; encoded by the coding sequence GCGGCTGGTGCCGAAGGTCCGTGGGCTGAGCTACGGCGGGGACTACAACCCCGAGCAGTGGCCGGAGAGCGTCTGGGCGGAGGACGTCGCGCTGATGCGCGAGGCCGGCGTCACCGTGGTCAGCCTCGGCATCTTCGCCTGGGCGTGGCTGGAGCCGGCCGACGGGCGGTACGAGTTCCACCGCCTCGACCGTCTCATGGACATGCTGCACGACGGCGGCATCGCCGTCGACCTGGCCACCGCCACCGCGTCGCCGCCGGCCTGGTTCTCGGCCGCGCACCCGGAGGCAATGGTGGTCGACGCGGACGGCCGCACGCTCACCTACGGCAGCCGCCAGGCCTTCTGCCCGAGCTCCCCGGCGTACCGGCAGAAGGCTCTGGATCTGGTGACCAGGCTGGCCGAGCGCTACGGCGACCACCCGGCGCTGGCCATGTGGCACGTGCACAACGAATATGCGTGCCACAACCCGCACTGCTACTGCGAGCTCTCCGCGGAGGCGTTCCGCGACTGGCTGCGCGCCCGCTACGGCGACCTGGACGGGCTGAACGCGGCCTGGGGCACCGCGTTCTGGTCGCAGACCTACACGGAGTGGGAGCAGGTGCAGCCGCCGCGCGCCACCGTCACCTCGGCGAACCCGACGCAGCTGCTGGACTTCAGGCGCTTCTCCTCGGACGCGCACCTGGCCAACTTCACCGCGGAGCGGGACGCGCTGACCGCGATCACGCCGGACGTGCCGATCACCACGAACCTGATGACGTCCAGCTGCTACGCGCTGGACTACTGGGTGTGGGCGCGCGAGATGCCGGTGATCTCCAACGACCACTACGTGCTGGCGGAGAGCCCGGTCCCGCCGGCCGCGCAGACCGCGTACGCGGCGGACGCCACCCGAAGCCTGGCCGGCGGCGGGTCGTGGCTGCTGATGGAGCACTCCACCAGCGCGGTCAACTGGCAGCCGCGCAACCTGGCCAAGGCGCCCGGCGCGCTGCTGCGGGAGAGCCTGGGCAACGTGGCGCGCGGCTCCGAGGGCGCGATGTTCTTCCAGTGGCGGGCCAGCCGGGCCGGCTCGGAGAAGTGGCACTCCGCGATGCTGCCGCACACCGGCACCGGGTCGAAGGTGTGGCGCGAGGTGGTCGCGCTCGGCGACGCGCTGCGCGACCTGGCCGAGATCGAGGGCTCGCGGGTCGAGGCGCCGGTCGCGATCGTGCTCGACTACCCGTCCGGCTGGGCGCAGGAGGCGCCGAACCAGCCGAGCGTCGACATGCGCGCGTTCGACGAGGTCAAGCGCTGGCACGCGGCGCTCTGGCGGGCCGGCGTCACGGCCGACCTGGTGCACCCGTCCGCGGACCTCAGCGGCTACCGCGCGGTGCTGGTGCCGTCGCTCTATCTGGTCGACGACGACGCGGCAGCCAACCTGACGGGCTACACCGGCACGCTGATCGTGGGTCCCTACAGCGGGCTCGCGGACCGCAACGACCACATCCGCCCGGCACCGCTGCCAGGAGCATTCCACGACCTTCTGGGGATACGGGTGGAGGAGCACTTCCCGCTGCCGGCCGGCGCGAGCGTGGCGCTGGACGACGGCTCCTCGGCCGGCGTCTGGACCGAGCAGCTGTCCGCGACCTCGGCCACGGTTCTCGCCTCCTACCTGGACGGCCCGGTGGCCGGGTCCCCGGCGATCACCCGGAACGGCCACGTGCGGTACCTGGGCACCCGGCTGGCCGACGACGCGCTGGAGGCGCTGCTCGCCACCGTCGCGCCCGCCACGCACCGCGTCCCGGCGCAGGTCGAGGCCGTGCGCCGGCGGCACACGGACGGGCGGTCGTACCTGTTCCTGCTCAACCACGGCGACGGACCGGCCGCGGTCGACGCGCGTGGCACCGATCTGCTGACCGGCACCGCGTGGACCGGCCCGGCCGAGGTGCCCGGCCGCGGCGTCGTCGTACTCCGGGAGGCGTGA
- a CDS encoding DeoR/GlpR family DNA-binding transcription regulator, with product MLAQQRQAAILERVRTAGGARVSELAAEFGVSDMTIRRDLDLLSDRGLLAKVHGGATPGLPGSAHEPGFAAKSAQQRREKALIAAEAATLVGPGTAIALSAGTTTVELASRLVDVPGLTVVTNSIPVADVFYRGGRPDSTVVLTGGVRTPSDALVGPVAVAAIRSLHLDLVFLGVHGMSERAGFTTPNLTESETNRALVEAAERLVVLADSTKWDTVGISSFATLGEAHTLITDAGLPDPARAVLADYVTDLRLVEA from the coding sequence ATGCTGGCTCAGCAACGACAGGCCGCGATCCTGGAACGGGTGCGCACCGCGGGCGGCGCCCGGGTCAGCGAGCTGGCCGCCGAGTTCGGCGTCTCGGACATGACCATCCGTCGCGACCTGGACCTGCTCTCCGACCGCGGGCTGCTGGCCAAGGTGCACGGCGGCGCCACGCCCGGCCTGCCCGGCTCCGCGCACGAGCCCGGGTTCGCCGCCAAGTCCGCGCAGCAGCGCCGGGAGAAGGCGCTGATCGCGGCGGAGGCGGCCACGCTGGTCGGCCCGGGCACCGCGATAGCGCTGTCCGCCGGCACCACCACGGTCGAGCTGGCCAGCCGGCTGGTCGACGTGCCCGGCCTGACCGTGGTGACGAACTCGATCCCCGTCGCGGACGTGTTCTACCGCGGCGGCCGGCCGGACTCCACCGTGGTGCTCACCGGCGGCGTGCGCACCCCGTCGGACGCGCTGGTCGGCCCGGTCGCGGTGGCCGCGATCCGCTCGCTGCACCTGGACCTGGTCTTCCTCGGCGTGCACGGGATGAGCGAGCGGGCCGGTTTCACCACGCCGAACCTGACCGAGTCGGAGACCAACCGCGCGCTGGTCGAGGCCGCGGAACGGCTGGTGGTGCTGGCCGACAGCACGAAGTGGGACACGGTCGGCATCTCGTCCTTCGCCACGCTCGGCGAGGCACACACCCTGATCACCGACGCCGGTCTCCCCGACCCGGCGCGGGCCGTACTCGCAGATTACGTAACGGACCTACGACTGGTGGAAGCATGA
- the galT gene encoding galactose-1-phosphate uridylyltransferase, producing the protein MKRTPITLADGRELIYFDENDDAVRETVDRRELPPPPAASQLRYDPLTDEWVAVAAHRQTRTFLPPANECPLDPSTDAFQTEIPGDYDVVVFENRFPSFSARTVDSPGDSITDLVPIKPGFGRCEVVCFTSDHNTAFTALPPSRVRLVVDAWADRTAELSGTPGIEQVFCFENRGVEIGVTLHHPHGQIYAYPFLPPKTVAMQAAARKHFDATGRNLYADVLAAEIKAGDRVVASNEFWTAYVPAAARWPFEVHLAPHRQVADIPALTSDERDAFALIYLEILKRFDGLFDGPMPYISAWHQAPVNAGRELGYLHLQLFSIRRAPGKLKYLAGSESAMGVFINDVTPEQAAGMLRDVRL; encoded by the coding sequence ATGAAGCGCACCCCGATCACGCTGGCGGACGGCCGCGAGCTGATCTACTTCGACGAGAACGACGACGCGGTCCGGGAGACCGTGGACCGGCGCGAGCTGCCCCCGCCGCCGGCCGCGTCGCAGCTGCGGTACGACCCGCTGACCGACGAGTGGGTGGCGGTCGCGGCGCACCGGCAGACCCGCACGTTCCTGCCGCCGGCGAACGAGTGCCCGCTGGACCCGTCCACGGACGCGTTCCAGACCGAGATCCCGGGCGACTACGACGTGGTGGTGTTCGAGAACCGGTTCCCGTCGTTCAGCGCGCGGACCGTCGACTCGCCGGGCGACTCGATCACGGACCTGGTGCCGATCAAGCCGGGCTTCGGGCGGTGCGAGGTCGTCTGCTTCACCTCGGACCACAACACGGCGTTCACCGCGCTGCCGCCGTCCCGGGTGCGCCTGGTCGTGGACGCGTGGGCGGACCGAACCGCGGAGCTGTCCGGCACGCCCGGGATCGAACAGGTCTTCTGCTTCGAGAACCGGGGCGTGGAGATCGGCGTGACGCTGCACCACCCGCACGGGCAGATCTACGCGTACCCGTTCCTGCCGCCGAAGACCGTGGCCATGCAGGCGGCGGCGCGGAAGCACTTCGACGCGACCGGGCGGAACCTCTACGCGGACGTGCTGGCCGCGGAGATCAAGGCCGGTGACCGGGTGGTGGCGTCGAACGAGTTCTGGACCGCGTACGTGCCGGCCGCGGCGCGCTGGCCGTTCGAGGTGCATCTGGCCCCGCACCGGCAGGTCGCGGACATACCGGCGCTGACCTCGGACGAGCGGGACGCGTTCGCGCTCATCTACCTGGAGATCCTGAAGCGCTTCGACGGGTTGTTCGACGGGCCGATGCCGTACATCTCGGCGTGGCACCAGGCGCCGGTGAACGCCGGGCGCGAGCTGGGCTACCTGCACCTGCAGCTGTTCAGCATCCGGCGCGCGCCGGGCAAGCTGAAGTACCTGGCCGGTTCCGAGTCCGCGATGGGCGTCTTCATCAACGACGTGACGCCGGAACAGGCCGCCGGCATGCTCCGGGACGTGCGGCTCTAG